The proteins below come from a single Falco rusticolus isolate bFalRus1 chromosome 8, bFalRus1.pri, whole genome shotgun sequence genomic window:
- the NDUFB3 gene encoding NADH dehydrogenase [ubiquinone] 1 beta subcomplex subunit 3 yields the protein MGHGNEHGHGKMELPDYRQWKIEGTPLEEVQERLAKRGLRDPWARNEAWRYMGGFAKPVTLTEVFTRGLKWGFAAFVIALGIEYTLFPPKKNGGHH from the exons ATGGGGCATGGAAATGAACATGGCCATGGCAAAATGGAACTCCCTGACTACAGGCAATGGAAGATAGAGGGTACTCCACTAGAGGAAGTCCAAGAGAGGCTAGCTAAACGGGGTCTTAGGGATCCGTGGGCTCG taaTGAAGCCTGGAGATACATGGGTGGCTTTGCAAAACCTGTCACCTTAACAGAAGTCTTTACTAGGGGACTCAAGTGGGGATTTGCAGCTTTTGTCATAGCTCTTGGCATCGAATACACACTATTTCCTCCAAAGAAGAATGGAGGCCATCACTGA